TCAGAAATAAGTCCATTTGAGCCGCGTAAGTTCAACGCTGTCCCAGTCGAGTCAAGGCCAAAGCCGAAGGTCCCCCGCAGCCGCGGCGGTGGGGCTCCCTGAGTCACTGACTCTAACCCGGCCCAGAGAGCTCCGGCCCGCTTTGCGGGCCCGAgcccagggggccgtttcataaagctgttcgtaagttaagagcgactttaagaatgactggtgatcctttcttacgcgctaaaccatcgcctacatgtatgttgtaaaccatttaccaaaagaaaggatcaccagtcgttcttaaagtcgttcttatcttacgaacagctgtatgaaacacccaccaggactcGTCCGTGTACTGAGGCCTGAGCTGAATAGCAGCGGGtactctccaaaatggggtagGATGGGGTCGCAGTTGCAATAGCACcccaaataaaaggggaaaattagATTATGCACTTCAATTATGGATGAAGCTGACACAGAAttctgacatcgaggcacaaactggaccctcaaaaaaaggaaaagttctgTCACGTTCgttctttcaaaattgaaaacaaattgcCGATCGATACCGAGAACGAACGTGACATGGAGGTCTCACGTTTCCTTTTatgagggtccagtttgtgtCTTGCTGTCAGGATTCTTTGTTACAACTTACAATACACCTCCATCCATAGCCTTGCTTGAGAagttgaggactccatgatgatgtttAAATTTTTGCCACACActgcatgaaaataattttcttaagtACCGGTACcgtataattgttttgttttttattcattccttttttctgAAGACtgaaagaaattttttttttgaatacaTACGAAACTGAAAACGATAAAGGTTGTTGGTGGAAGATCTGTGAGACATTCTAACAAAAGGGAatgttttaaaagttttaatTCTCCGTGATTGTACAATGGTCCAAGCCAGGGAAGCATCATTTGTGATAAAATTCagctttttttttagagagatgAATTTAATAcaaattccaataatctcacagtagcctaagatatattttctgtggggggggggtcgagtaGGTGTAGCAATAGTGAAGTGGAGTAACATGTAGTCTTGAGGACTCcttgatgatttctttttaaatactttGACTTTGACTGTTTAGGAGGCAGCgtagctcagtcggttagagcgcatgtttcggataagatcgtagatctcaacgtgaggggttcgagtcccgctcatgccgaaacgcgtctaacaaaaaatctgatgctatagcgttgtgtgttatcgtgcctcaccactgtattcagtgcaggtgtgaatgcagttggaaaacactccgtccatcagaaaggacgcaaatgttggtcccgtgtataggagagtcacaacctatgcacgttaaaaccaatacactattcgtcaaagagtagggtgttcacccggtgtattgcacctgccggtccTGGTAAgtcaagtcaatcttgacgttcatatgccataataatcaatataatgattgtgggcattaacggaaagacaagacaagacatatacttcttcatcatggagcCTTGAACCGCCTGCCATATATGTTAAGAGACtcaccaaaacaaagatgggtttccctaggaaatccatcctttaagataaaaataaagtaaatggtggtgattttatttattttttacaccTTTATATGCCTAATGCGTATGAAGGATTCCAAATTGGGTTGACGAAAAAGGCAAAACGTTGAAGATTTCTTACCAGACTGATCTCGTGCAGATCCCTCGATCAgtttgtcaacaaagcaaatacaataGTTCTGACCTTTGAACTGCTTCTTTATGACGTAGCTATGATTagcgatgttacaaaatgccgtTCTGAAGAACAATTTGTAGatagaaattattatttaacaaatacgaaaatttaatatgtgattataaataattattataataattattcataatcacgTACCGTATTAAATTTTAGTTTGTTAAATCACatattgaatttatattttttaatttttaagatTATTTTGATTACTTCTTGTTATTCCGTCAAAATAATGCAGAATAGGGCCATCGTCCCATCATGTTTGTCAGAGTGTACACAATCTATTGCaacgtgtacaaagtcaatggagtGTACGGGTTTGGGAACGCCACATGAAATATAATGCACAAAATTGCAGAATCTTGCTAATTTTTGATCAATTCCTGAGCAATCGGATCACAAGCCAAGACCATTTCCTATGTAGAAAAGATGGctggatatcgttatcgctatcgatcCTTTCACATACCTTTCCTCCGAATCATTTTGTGACCAGGTGATCATGACGTGAGCTGCGCGATAAATCAATCAGCAGTCTCCAAATTGCTGCTGTGAGCTGTGCAGAGCTCGGCAGTCTGTGTCACACAGTCAATGGCAACATTTCGATGTACAGATAAAATCCAGTAATCTTGACTCTTTTCAGATGTTCCATTAGCAGATTTTTTCTTATTCAATGAGTATGGTAATGGTAGACCAACTTTAAATccaaaataagacaaaccaacAATGCACCTAATATAAAGCATGCTTGGTGCtgtgtcaaaatcatgaaagcAGTTGTCATGAAAATTAAGACCCGTCTTTATCCCTAGTCTCCAATTTCAAGAAAAATGTAACCTTGGCACTGAATTACTTGCACCTAAGTAATGTTAATTTTCAGCTTGAAATTTAaccttgaaacaaaaattaacctTGAGGGCCAAAGCTCATTCTCtataatcattttgaaaaaaaacgttGACGGATTTAAAGATAGTTAATAAGGCATTTCTTTGTGTTAGATATTCATGCCCTACATGTGTGAAATAACTTACTTAATATTTCCCGAGAAGTACAATACTATTGTATTGGCTATCAGAATGCTACCAGATCCACGACCCATTTATGATTGGGAAATTGTAGAATTCCTGTTTAGATTTTCAGGGATATCCCAAAAGATGTGATCAGCTATTCACTTTTAACAAGACACCCTAGGCTTGAAATTtcaacttgattttaataaccAATAAGAAAAGACTATTTGCTTTTGGCTAGGTACATGTCTATACAACTATAATATCATGTGCATCTTTTACCCATTTGTcgcaaaaataataaatgaaagacgaacatttaaaataaatgaatgtgaaGTTTTATTTGATATTCGTTCTTCATTCCTGTCTTCCATGTATCTCTGACTAGTTGCTGGACCAGTTCCCAATCAGAAAACCTGTCCTGGTCTATACTGTGGCAGAAAACTTCTATTGGATAGTCAGGACAACTTTACATACAGCTCTTGTGGTGTAAGTTTTAGCAGGTTTCATATGAGTAAAAAGTtagttttgaaatattttataaactTATTTTTAAATTCTATTTAGAACAGCGTATCAgactaatttgttttttaatggcCGCACTTCCCctcaaaattgatttaaagagtATGGATTATAGTCAAGAAGTCAACCTGTCGTAGATTTAAACTGTTAGTCAAACCAACAGTCAAGACTAGGCCTAGCGAAAACCTTGTTTGTGTTAGGGCAGCTTGATGGTATATCTACCTCAACAACTTCATAAACAGAGAAGATTGGCTGGTAGAAATTCTGTAATCGTTGACAAAATAAGCATGGTATTTTAACCAGAAActggatttttttcaagtaattaTGACGATGCACTACTCAACATTTGCTCAACTTCATTGGTGATCTCCAGGGTGGTCACTTTTCAGCTAGATGATGTTTTTACAAAGTTGGGTTTATGTAATATCTACAAGAACTAAATCTACCATGACGTCCATTAACACTTAAACTTGAGTCTAGACTTTCCATGAAAAAgatgtttgctgcaactacattCCTTGATCTATAAAGTACAACCATGATAAGTACTGTATAGACCAATGATTATGTAAATTGTGTTGATTATCCCCCATAGGCTTGTGATCGTAGTGAACGTCCTAACAATTCTTCAATCTGTATACCATGTAATGGAACTCCAGACCTGTATGACTGGATGTACTTGGGGTTCATGGTTCTAGTCTCACTGACATTACATATCTTCTTCATTGATTACTTCTCAGATGGTAAAAGGTTAGTAATTTCATACataaatgatttaaaattaattaaaattaaaCTAAAATTTGAATGGCTTTGAAGTGTCTTCTTATAAGAGAAAGTTGGGTTTTAATTAAATCAATGTCTTTTTAAGACAAACCCTGGCAATTCAACACATGACTTTCAAACTACTGACTTTAACTTGTTCATCAAAAAGAGAGTGAAGCGCATCTTACACTTAACTGAAAATCGATGCAGAGTTTATACCTTTTTACACAGGTTGAgaaatttcatcaagattttGCCCATATAATTTTAGtgctctttttatatttttggttCATTCTACAATCAATTTCAAAGAGAGTCTGAAACATGATACAGATTTTTAAGGGCCCTTTTCTATGGAACTTTACATTTTGGAGCACTCTGTCCAATTAATCTGTTTAAGAATAGTCTTTGAGGTTCtataagttattgaatttccattgtataacattgatcttgataaAATGACCCATAAGATAGCAAACATATTtatagaataattttttttttcttcgattaTAATTTTACAGCAAAGCAATGACGCTTCACATTTCTGCTACATTAGAGTGTACTGTTTCTAGCATTGTCACATTGCTTGTTCTAGATCCAGTCGGTAAGTAAGAGACGgtatagtttttgtctcacctgcctAGTAAAAGATAAACAGATTGTTGTAGATTGTGCACATCTAACACTTGAGTGAACCCAAACTTTAAAAAACCTTGGGGGGTTCTCAATTTTTGATGCACTCAATTTATTTCTTCTAACTTAACCCtatattgtgtacaatgtatgggttTTACAAGAAGTGTAGTCagatgaatgattttttttctgtttttcctcacataactttcttttgggctatcaccaactattctagatttaaaaaaacaatgaaaaatagagatttcaaaacaaagaaatacataataaattaaaaacaaagaaatacataagaatttggaaacacggaaggaaacaagaatattatcaagaaaaattagcatatgcgcataattaattactatcataatctaataattatacaatttcaatacagttgagtgagctgtcttttaaattacatgactggctactaacatgcttgattccattgcatttctcaaaaaatggggggaaaactacaaaaaaatggaaattccttgaaaaaaatttaatatttgcataattaattagataaataaaaatatcagtaaatatcacaaatttgacaacgcattcttgtaaaatacataatgagacacccacacaccaaattTGGTCGCAATCGGTCGATaaacggccgagatctgaggggggTCTAATTGGCCccctcaacccccccccacccgggctatgcaatttcaaaatagcccgggctatatagggttaaatCAGTACACTTTTAGATAACTTATTGTTGTTATGGGGGTTTCAAGTCACCTATTATTCATGGTATATATCACCAGTTCTCCCAACTTTAAAGGAAAGTAAGtggatttttattgttttgtgtgAACATTATAAAATACGCTGCTGAATTTTGTCGTCTCATGTTTGAATGAGGCTTAACTGTGCATTTCatctatattttatttcattaagaaaacaGCAACATATTGATATCGAAAGCTAATTTGCTTCTGTCTTTGGCTTTTCGTTTAGGTTCACCAAAGCTAAGGTCTTGTGATGTATCAGAGCTGTCTGATTGGTACACCATGCTTGAGAATCCACAACCACAATACACTTCAACTCTACACTGTACACAAGAAGCAGTCTACCCTCTGTAAGTGACACACTGAAACCATTTTAGTAATTTTTGTcacacctgcatagcagagtaaGACTATATGCGCTGCTTTTTCTATGGCGAtggcagcgtcaacatcaaaatcttaacctaaggttaagtttttgaagtgtCATTATAACTTctaaagtatatggatctagttcattaaacttggacataaggttaatcaagtattactgaacatcagagcacatgaacaaggtcaaatgtcatttaaggtcaatgaactttggtcatgttggtttttttttgttgaattgccatacattttatggatctagttcatgtaCTATCACAAACTCCACTTAGTAGAAAATTTGTTAAACGTAGATGTAACATATGCTGTAAAGAGTTGAATGTACAATTTTACATCTCAGGGTGAGATATTAAATCACTCAACTGTGATTTAGTCTTTTTGCTTTCAGATGATCGTCTGTTTGTCAAATTGTCTTTCATGTACaaatataaatgtttaaaaactgtTTCGAAAGAAAATTCTGCAgaaataatttcaatgaaaatgaattgagcCTGAttgaaatgtcaagttttcaatGCTGGACCTTCTTTCTGTTGAGAAATattatgtacatttaaaacTTTATTGGTCATAGGCTTTGAGAATCTgtgctgatgaaaaaaaaaatcacttgaaatCTATCCTGTATTTACCATatttcatgttcatgattaaTTGAACATATCATATTATGTTATTTTCTAGGTATACTgcagtatttatttattacagCATCCATCTAGTTCTAATGATGTTAGTGAGACCAGGTCTGTCCATCAAATTCTCTGATAACCTTGGAAGAAGTTCTATATATGCTGCCCTCTACTTCATTCCGATCCTCACCGTCATGCATGCAGTCTTCGCTGGCCTCATTTGTGAGTTTTTCTATAATTGTTAAGTTTGCATGTCGGTCAGCTTTCAATCATTTTACTTTGTgtgaaatttgttttattgtagaCATATTAGTTCTTCAACATCAGCGCTAGTGGTAACAATGAAATATATCGTTCAATCAGATTCAAAtcaaatgaccaccaaagtgtttattaaaaacttaaaatattaaatgattCTGGtagaaaatgtataaatactgagaaattgatattaaaggggaagttcaccctgacaaaaactttactgtaaaaacagcagaaaaaataataaaaaatattgtcgaaggtttgagaaagtatcatcaaataattaaaaagttattagaatttcaattatttgatttgtggcgtcatatgcgagcagcattcctacatagcgaatggtaaaaaatcaatgaaatgtcattttctcagaaaattgaaaatggttttcactgtaccttttgtatatcaatagacaaatcatttcacacccgatcatgaatagaaaacaaaattaagtcatcaggaaccatgcaaaatttgaaattcatgcattttatattacataacacatggggcagctgctcgtttatgacgtcacaaatccaaaactttgaactctaataactttcttactctttgacagattttcctcaaaccttcaccaataatgtttactattttttctgctatttttgcaacaaagttttcttcagggtgaacttcccctttaaagataagtaccagttgtggtaatgtcCTGAAAATGAGTTCGAagagaatccaataaaatgaccacccaggtgtttgtataaataaaaaatatgtgccaattgACTCTGGAAACAAATGTGTaaatgctgagaaatgagcaaaatacgcACGGAATTCATAAAATGTCGAGTatttttccaaacaatattaatgcactgtcccacatatgcctttttgtATTAGTTATCGGAATTATCGGTTGTCAACTAAGACTGCATGATTTCACAAGGATAAGTTGATGTCAATTTACCAGATCTAAATCTATGATAAGATTATGGGTCATTCCATAAAGGTCGGACGTACATTCGGACACATTTAAGAGCTGTATCTCCTTTAATTTGATGGcagtgttttatttattttagtaCATCATAACATGTGACCTAGGTTATCATTACACCATGACAGGACCAGGCTGCAAtatgtaaaatagaaaatatgggcaaaaatgtgaggggtcggacgtacatcaCACGAAAGCAGGTTTTATGCTTTTAGATTTCATGTCAAAAACTCTGTGATTTTTGTGTTGCAGGTACTAAAATTCTAATATGAGGTGATAGCTAAAGgatgaatcttacaagaaatgaaGCAAAGAAATTGATAGGCATTGCCTTGTTTTAGTTACAGGCTGATCTAtttggggtcggacgtacactttgaaggggtcggacgtacattgtgcaaaatatttgcacactgtacgtccgaccccctttgAAGATCAGTTACACAAAACATAGACATTCtaaactggattttttttaatatacatactGTTTGGTTAGTTGTCTTTCACATAAGACAgaattaacaaatgaatctAATGCTGGTGAAGAGTTATGCTTGATTTAAGTTGACATGCATTCAGAcagtgtacgtccgacccccatacTGATTTTCGTACAGTCAAGCAAAATGCACCTCATATCTTTTACAAATGAGTCAGTGGGTTTAAACTGTTTCCATTTTGATATCTACATTTTTAGATCACATCAATAATGAAACAACTCAACTATTCACACAATGCAGAATACTGTTAAACTTcaagtaaaatgtatttttttaatggtttgcaAAAGACATGACAAAGAATTTCTTCAACATTAACAAAACTTGTCCTGTTACAAACTTTGTTTTTACAAGGTGGGTTACGAACCATGAGTCTTCCCTGatgttgcaataaaaaaaaatgcaatatgaccttttgacccctagatgacctttgatctcTCCATCCTCAAGAACACATGTAATTTTTCCCACTGATCAttttgttccaagtttgggcaaaattaatgcagaaatatgtcatttgacatttttacacctagatgacatttgacctctCCATCCTCTTTAACAAATATGTGGTACTACCCACTGataatttgttccaagtttgaatacatttgaatacaatacacataaaaaaaactacCAGTATCAAAAGTTAACTTTTGATCCCTAGGAAGCTTGAACAATTGACCTTGAATAACAAAATGAGCAAAAGTGACCTATTGACCCCTTAAAAAACCTTAGgaattatcatcttcatcaacaaaaatattgtattaccCTCTGATTTTGTATTTCAAGTTTGAACAGTATtgatgcaaacaaaaaaattgatttaaacaaaATCTGTCAGAAAATGACTAAATGGCCTCCTAtcttttgaccttttgacccctagatgacctttgacctcatcaacacacacatggtatcaaccaaggatcatttgtaccaagttTGAACAaggttgatgcagaaataaagaaatgagaacaagtcaaaattaaatgaataacccTTCACATTTTCTTAACTTACACCCCTATAGGCAAAAGTAGAATAGTCTAGACATCCATGTATCATTACAGCAAATGGGCAGATCTATTTCTCATAGAGGGGCAATTGCTGTACCTGAGATTGAGGGGAAGGGGCAATTGCTGTACCTGAGATTGAGGGGAAGGGGCAATTTCTACTTTTATATGGAACTTCTTTGTTCAttaaatttctcatgtatttgtaggtttttactttttattttcttttttaattttctgcagGCTGTTATTCAGTCATAATTACCACTAAATTCATTaggttacatgtatgtgataatTTGAGATGAAGGAAGGCAGTTTCCATTGAATATGCACACAATACACAAATCACCATTTCTTGAAGATGATATCATCATTTAAAAATCTACATGTTGTCAAAAATGTGAGGTATTCTTTGTGAAATTTGTCTCAAAACTTGTGcaagacttcaaagaaaaaacgAATAAAACTATACAGCGATATCAGGGTGTGTTAAAGAACTATCATGCAAAATGTTAAAGATGGAAGGTGAATTTTGCCCCCAGTATTTGTTGGgttaagaaatacaaaaaaaggtcattttaaactagattgaaattgaaatttgtattcaattttgaaagattgataTGAGTAAAAGATGTTATGATATTAAACTTTTGCAAAAAACATCTGAGCAGtgaaagataacttcataaaaaaaagtttcaaaggggtcggacgtacaaaaaagttgtacgtccgacccccactTATCTTGAAATCCCGGACTAGTGGTGAGCTACCTTCTGGTGTATATATTAAACAAACCAACCTTGCTTTGCATCTGACTTTGGGAAAATTTATCtgcttttgttttgcttgtaagaaaaaaagtgtatgtgaaaaggggtcggacgtacatttgAAAGTGCCTGCTTTTAATATATTCGGTTTAAGAAATttaagagaaatagaaaaaacCTAACTTATTTTTTAGAAACCTGACATAATAACAACTTGGACAACATCCAACTTTAATTATTTCAAAGCTTATAAAAGGTTTAAAATTTGTTGCAAACTTGACCtttgaaaataagtaaaattctGTTTTGTTGCTATGGTGATTTCAATACCTTGTCAAAATGAAACGatacattgtttgaaattatttctttcagaatTATACATTTCAGTTTCTTAGCTTTCATGTGATAcctaatttgttttgtttgtaggATTTTGTAATTTTGACCAAAAGGTTTACTATTTTATGGAACTGCCCTTATGGTAACTGACCTTGATTTTTAAaagctttctcatgaaataatttgttttacctTTAAAAAAGACCCATGGCATTCCTGCCTGTTTCTGGGTTGTTTTCCAAACAATGATAGTCACCGTTCCCTATGTTTGTGATCATTAGTGTAGTGATGTTCACTTTGATACAttgatattttgtgtttttctgATGACTATCCACaattcatttctgttttttttttatcttcatctGGCAGATTATTCTTATCCATACTTAACATTGATAATATCATTGGTGACACATGCTGTGCATTTTGCCAAAGAGGAAATAGAGGTAAGTATATTGATATACCTGATGTCATTTAGACTACTAATACTATATAAACCGAAGACCACTGTGTAAACGTTATGAGAGAAAAACTGCTATTCATGCCTTCTTTTGTTCATCACATTGATATCTAAATGCCTTGTCCACTGTTGAAAGGGAATACTATATATTTGATATGTAGTTGTTTAGCCATTGTGCAGCATACAAAGCTGTAACATGttttgttgtcattt
This genomic window from Lytechinus variegatus isolate NC3 chromosome 10, Lvar_3.0, whole genome shotgun sequence contains:
- the LOC121422743 gene encoding JNK1/MAPK8-associated membrane protein-like gives rise to the protein MWRFDREVLSILLMVIGFSSAVCFGSEISPFEPLAGPVPNQKTCPGLYCGRKLLLDSQDNFTYSSCGACDRSERPNNSSICIPCNGTPDLYDWMYLGFMVLVSLTLHIFFIDYFSDGKSKAMTLHISATLECTVSSIVTLLVLDPVGSPKLRSCDVSELSDWYTMLENPQPQYTSTLHCTQEAVYPLYTAVFIYYSIHLVLMMLVRPGLSIKFSDNLGRSSIYAALYFIPILTVMHAVFAGLIYYSYPYLTLIISLVTHAVHFAKEEIETPRLLISKKRNPVILFIHWLMHAYGIIALTRLQNPVIYGPMLACIPFPAIFYIVTARFADPSQLLAT